ttgagttaacaaactcagtcttgatatctccggatatgattttttctcgaatgaaatgacaatcaacttcaatgtgtttggttctctcatggaagacaggattagagctaatatggagagcagcttgattatcacatataagtatcatgtgagtgacatctccaaatttcaattcactaagcaattgtttaagccacacaagctcgcaagtagctgatgccatagctctatattctgcttctgcactcgaccttgccacaacactttgcttcttacttttccaagatatcaagttgctaccaatagagacacaatatccagaagtagacctcctatcagaaggggaaccagcccaatcagcatctgaatagcaaacgatctttgtatcgttgttagggccatatagcaaaccttttccaggtgatcttttaatatacttcagtatacgaacaactgcatcccaatggtcttcacatggggagtttagaaattgactcaccacactaactgcgaaggaaatgtcaggacgcgtaacagtaagatagtttaatttaccaactagtcttctgtaccgttcaggatctgagaaaggctccccctaatttggtaggagtttgatgttagggtccataggtgtctcaacagatttacagttcattaaccctgtttcctccaagatgtctaacgcatacttcctctgagatatgacaataccatcattggattgtgctacttcaatacccaaaaagtaccggagtttgccaagatctttggtttgaaaatgatgacaaaggtgttgtttcatctgagagatgccaagatagtcgcttcctgtgagaacaatatcatcgacatacactattaaatagatacatccaacactcgagtggcgatagaacactgaatgatccgcttcactgcgagacataccaaattgttgaacaacacaactgaatttaccaaaccaggcccgaggagactgttttaggccatacaaggatttgcgaagatgacataccaatccagatgactccccctgagcaacaaagccaggcggttgctccaaaTAAATTTCTTCCAgcaaatcaccattgagaaaagcatttttgacatcaagttggtaaagaggccattgtcgaagagcggccatggcaatgaaaaggcaaacagaggtcatttttgccactggagaaaaagtatcaccataatccaaaccaaaaatctgtgtgtagcctttggcaaccagtcgagctttcaaacgatcaattgtgccatcaagaccaaccttgatagtatacacccacctgcaaccaacaacagactttccagatggtaattggacaagctcccaagttccactttcctgtaaagcacttaattcatccatcatagcttgacgccaaccaggatgagttaaggcatcacccacagatttgggaattgacacagaagaaatggatgagagacaagtataaaaagatggagataatctgtggtaattaagaacagtataatggggggaagggttacgggtagagcgtatacctttacggagggcaataggcaagtcagactcagttgctggagccggaggagacacatgaggcggcaccggaagtgagtcatgagggagacaattacggcgactataaacctgaaggggtggaggtgaaggatgatcctgtggtgaatgagagtctaaagaaggagaagacaaaatgggtggagcatcaccaggaggatcacagataagaggaatatcaacagtaacagggagaggtacagaactagaagatagatgtgaaaagtaaaaagaagactcatcaaaagtgacatcagcagagataaaatgacgattgagggaaggggaaaaacacttatagcccttttgtgaccgtggaaatcctaagaagacacatttgtgagacctaggagataacttatcaagaccaggactaaaatcatgaacaaaacatgtagacccaaaaactcgaagaggtaatggatgcagagggtcttgaggaaataagattgaatgagggattttgttatctaggacggaagatggcatgcggttgataagataacatactgtgagaactgcatcaccccaaaaacgtgagggtacttgaccatgaataagaagtgtacgagttgtttcaataaggtgtctattcttacGCTCAgtcaccccattttgttgaggggtataagcacatgaggtttggtgaagaatgccatgagaagccataaactgtttaaacggttgagaaaggtattcacggccattatcactacgtaaatttcgaatagacaccccaaactgtgtttttatttcattgaaaaatagaaaacaactcaaaacgattcttcattaaaaacaaccaagtacatctggaatagtcatcaataaaggtaacaaaatactgaaaacctaaaatggacttaacacgactaggtcccccaAATGTCaaaatgaaccaatgaaaagggggacgacgcccgttgtgagacactacgaggaaaggaactacgagtatgcttccctaactgacaagactcacacgacaaacttgataatgtggacaacctcgggacaagttgttgtagtttggcaagactaggatgaccgaactgagcatgaagaagggatggtgactccatgactacgccaacatgtggagaagggcggagatgataaaggccatgagactcacatcttgtgccaatcatgtgtttcgaactccggtcttgcaaccaaacagaatctttagtaaaggaaataacacaattaagagtacgagttaaacgactaatggacaataagttgaagggagacccagggacataaagtacatgatcaatggatatggatggaaaaatattaacagtaccaataccatgagatgagactctagacccatcagccattgttaccgagggtaaattagccggacatgacaaggaagaaaacaaggacttgttaccagtgatatgatcggtggcgcctgagtcaaggacccaaggtccaagggagtgagttagaccaacaaaaggtgtacctgtacgtgcaacagatgcagatgtagtggaaccagagtgctgatgatcctcataccatctgagaaattcgttaaagattgcaggtttgtctacgatattagatgaagtaggatggtctgcagacggtgatcggggaggtggatcagaatttgcCACTGCTACAGGTCAAGGAGGACGTCCATGGagagcataacatctatcaatcttgtggcctaacttgccacaatggtcacattttggacgtcctttacttggcttgcgagaccgacttcgatcatcacgttgaGCAGCCATAACAGAGAAATCATCAGTACGaggagatgtctcagtgacgggtttgctcggtatacgcaaAAGAGCATAACAAGgagaagtaaagttgggtatgacaggagaacccaaaatctgatcacggacatgagaaacatcatcagagagtccgtataatgccaacaacatgaagaactttgatcgttgttccaattcttcagcaggagtggaagcaggaggtaatatatcattaaagtcatgaagaagggcatgaattttacccaaatattctgccatgggaccaggattgcgcggaccaataacagttaataggtcctgacaaacaccataaagacgctgagtgtcatttgtgtataacaacttcgcttgtgcccatacttctgaacatgtctcataggatcgaaacatttgtttcagtgaggagtgaatggtggactttataacaatgcataactgagcatcaattttcatccagcgggaagtgtcatctatgagagcagtagtcacattttgagtaagatgatctaagtacccctgactcttcaaccaaagtttgatgtcggacgcccaagttgcataatttgtgccatctaacttgtcaatggacaagtgtacattcacataattagtatatattgagggatcagaagatgagccaccaatagaggtgtttgtagacgaggaagacgccatggagagggagaaaccctaaaaattcaaagtgctccgattgacgcaacgaccacagatccagaaagagggcgaggaggcgatcacggcggtgctgatcggcggcggaaagctccggcgacgcgccggcacGCGTGGCGACAGCGGGGGCAGCGGCGACTCTTGCGAcagcgcgtggaggcgcgtgagagCTCTGATCGCGGCGATCTTCATGCGACGGTGGTCGCCTGGCCGAGACgcttccgatggtgtggtcgccggtcgattctggaGCTCCGGCGACGGCGACGGCGGCGGTGGCGACGGAGCGGCGGCGACGCGACAACAGCAGCAGTGATGggtgccggagaccgtggagttgactggaaTTATTCCtatgctctagataccatatgagaaataaagaagattgggagaaaatatcccttatgtgtttagactacacatagggtagtttatttatattgtaagatatgggccaatgcccttaatacagaatagactaagcccaaataacagaaacacacatcttaacatctaacaaatgtCACTAGCAACTACTTTAGAACATCCTATTATTGGTTTAGTATctttagaaaatgaaataatattttaaacatttctGAGCTTTGAATTGaaactaaacccaaaatcagCATTTCATCCTTCAATGTCCTGAAGTTGAAAGACCGGAAACTAATTGCCAATGATGTGAGAATCACAAAGAGATAAAAGACTGTCCTAAAGCATTTATCGGGTAGGAAGAGTAATTTAGTCAATTAATccctttaaaaaatttgaaagattaGAAACTTAAATTTCACATAGATGAGTAGgctaatataatatttcttttaatatcaatataaCTTCCAAGTGCCGGCATAAATGCATCCTTAGAAAATAGATTTAGatctaactcaaccctacaaaaccaaTTTGCAAAGAAAGATTTGTACTCACTCATATGCTATAATTTGGCCATATATTTAGTCAATGTGGGATTTACAAAAGATTTTATATCCTCCAATGTGTTATgggaataaatataaatgttccagataatacatatataatctagATATTTCTGATTAAATAGGATTTGTTCCTTATTTCTATGACTATAAGATATATCTTATGTAAATAACAAACCTTTATCAAATCCAGCATCCTCTCAACAAGTTCCTGGTCTTCTGCACTAGTAGAGTTTCCGGACCAAGTAAAGACAGCTGGCCCATTATGAAGTATGTAACAGTAAGAGGAATTCAAGGAAGACGCAACCTGATTTATACAAGaacatgaaaaaaagaaaaaattaataacataaataaactTGTATATTCGTGTGTGTTGCTGAACACAAAATGAGCAGATAAGCATATATAGCACTACTACAAAGAGGAATCAGGGCATACTGGTTCAACTTGTATCGCTTGCATATTATCTGGTCCAGAGCCTTGGATGCGGAACAATGCAACACCATTCTCATTGTATGTCTCATCAGGAATTTCCTTTCCAGCAATGTAAGCCTTGTATCCTTCACCAAGCCCACCCTAATgattaaaggaaagaaaagtaaaatggtCAGTAATTTAAACACACGCTAACAAGAATAATTCAGTTCCCAAAGGAAAGAAGAGTAAAATGAACCTTAAAAACAATGAAGCTTTGAACGATAGAATGAAATTGAACTGGTTCATTGCCTTCATATATACGAGCCTACAGTTAATTAGACATGTATAATATCAGTAAGGAGAGAAATGAGTACAAATATATTTCTGATAAAAGAAAAGGACAATTTCCACAAAATTACCTGGCAAGCAAGAAACTTCATTGACTCAACCATTTTGCTTGCCAATGAGTTAGCTGAAGCTTGTTCTTCCTGTTTTTGACTAAAAGAGCTTGTAAACAATGCAGGCAATAGATTCACAAGACTCCAAAGGCAAACTTATAGCAAGACTGAAACCAATTTCCTATgcatttatttaacattttctaGTCCTAGAACAGTTATCAGTGCACAAATAGTATagtcatatttataaaatataggtTAAATTAATCTGTGCAGGTTGATAGGTTCCTGTCTAGGACTATCTCTCATAAAAGCGTGAGATTTTAACATTTCTAAAAGTCCCTACGATTTAAAATGACAAATGACGCATGAAAAATTTTCAACAGGACCACTGAAAACAATAATTTGTTAGGTTCCAAAACAAATTCAATCGAAAGAATAGATAATATATGGACCCAATTATAGTTTTGAACTATAGGGACCAATCTAAGAATACCCTAAACATAAAGGGGCGAGCAGATTAATTTAACTGCTACTGTATCTTTTAGCTACAGTCTATGTGTGAGCATTTTGCCATTGGATTATTtgtctattttaaaataaaatcacatataagTGGAACTcgaatcaaataataaatactttacCTCAACACTATTTTTTCCGATCCACGTTCCAATAAGACAATCTTCTTTATCCTCTCCAGGATATGTATACTGAAAGATGTAGCAATCTCCACTATAAAATTTTGACTGATCAGAAGCTTGAAGAAGAATCTTTTCCTGACCATTCACGCGCCAAACCTGTGCAGTTAGAGTAGAGTAAACTATTGTCAACAAACAGAAGAAAAAAGGTAACGTTTAAAACTGTATCACACCATATCACCTCTCAAGCCTAATAAAGAGAAGTAGAAATGAACCTTAATCTGCAAGCAGTAGAGGAGGAGAAGAACAAACCCTAAtagtgttgtgttttgtttattCACACACAAAAACGACAATCAATGGCACCATTttcgtttaaaaaaaaataaccctTTGAACTCGCCAACTCAATGGCAAGCTCGCAAGTTTGGTTGAGATTACTGAGTTTGCAGCGAGCCAACAAACCCTGCTCCAAAATCAAGTTTGCTTATGATTTAACTCGAGCAAAGGTTATGAGAACATAAAGTCATACGTTTTTTTTTCAACACTCGATTTTGATAGTCATGCATATTCTAATTTACATATGAAGTGGTATGCTTCCAATACTACACTAAATCCTTTTCATAATcttaaattcacttttttaaaGAGGATATCAAGCAGTTACTTATTTAGTTCAATATGAAAACCATGTAGTCAAAGTTTAACATATTCCAGATGTATGATAGAATGCGGCTCTTTTGTACAAAACCACTGGGTATTCTGCTTCTCTTCTAGATTAGAGATAGTGCTTTCAAGGATCTCACAATAGTTCTaacaaattctcacattaacaGATATAAATTAAACGAGATATAAAACCATTAAGAAATGGAACAAAGTAAAGTTACATCAAGAAATATCAGTTTTGACAGATGATTTGCAACTAGCAGAGTACCTGCAAATGCCCTGTGCAATCAATGTGGGGTTGAGGTTCTTCCCTCACTGGATCAGCTTTCAACAAACCCTTCACATTAACTCCTTGGCGTTTTAGAAGAGCTACAAAGTCAAAAGCAATAAGCAAGGGGAAAAAActgaaatatattattgtaaGATTATCAATAATGCTGCTGATGACaaaatttattgtaataaagATCACTTTAGGCACAATAAGCTAATAGCTGTAACATTACTTAACACTTACCAGCTACCTTGCCACGACCATCTTCAGATACTGTCACATCAGTTGTCTGAGGCCAAGAATCAAATTTGGACCTGAACATTACTGTTTCAAATCCTTCTATCACACGAATTATTTGGGGTTTCAGTTTATCAATGCCTCTGACTAACTCCTGTTTTGGGGTCAAATGCAACAATAATCAAAAACATCCACAAAAACTAAACCTTAtagaaaaatgttaaatgatACTATTAAAGAAATGTGTTACATCTGCAACTCCACTtgcactttttctttcatcaagaGAAGTATTTCTACCCATCCAGACAAACACTTCAACCCCACAATCAAGAATATAGCATTTATTTGTGTCTAGTAATTCTCTTTTCAAAGAATCAGCAGCCTCCACAGGTTCTGCCTGTCCCTTTTCAATGCTGCAAAATTGATAATCTTGTCAGAAATAGATTTTAATACACCAGATGAATTCCATCAGTGTACtgtcaaaataattattactttaaaaattcTCAGTATTATCTCATTTAGACCAAAAGTGTTGCAGATTTGCAAGTTTTAACAATAGATTAAAATACAGTCTCACACATCAAAAATGCATTAAAAACAAGGGTAGATTCTTCTTTGATCCTTCAACCTTGTGCCACGTGTGGATGAACTCAACCTTAAAGGCAGATAAAATATGTATCACTTCATATTTATGTGTGCAAAACCACTTGCATCAAGAAAACCATCAAAAGATCATAGGAATCAGGAAATGTCACGTTAGTATATCTTACAgcaaaaaaataagtttaaaccTCAAATACCACAAAACTGAAAACTAACCAGGCTTTTCCTACAAACTGTTTAAGATTTTCAtttaatcattatattattagacgttaaaaatattttaatgggTATCCTCTGCAAGTCACGTGTCATTGCAACCTTACTTCTTAGAAGTTTACTTGACATCAGGGTTTTACAGTCAAAGTGTGAAATAAGGGGAGTCTCATTTGGAGGAGAGGAAGGGGGCGTTCCATTTACACCTTTTCAAACTCTAAGATGCTAAAAATTAAAGAgtgtaacaaaaaaattaccctaaAACAATACGGGGAAGGAGAATACTAAATAGCATGTAAGCATCAATTATCTTCAACCAAATGacattttaactaaaaaaaataatgaaacagactgcaagttaaaaaaaaacaaacaaattactAGGGATAAAACAGAAATAACATTACCAGAGCAGCTTCGGAGGGCTAGAATCAGTAGGCTTATCATCATCACCGGCTGTTTTTCTTGGAAGAGGAGCAAATCCCCCAAAGAAACCCCAGAATTCCCCAGTTTCAGGATCAGCCATCAACTTTCCATCCTCTACATGGAAGTGCGGGTATAGATATTCAATTCATAATAATCAGTAATAacctttaaattttaaagcatcaaaatatattttttcacttaCCAACAGCAGCTACATCACATTTTCCATCATGGTAGGTATCCTTAATATACTGTACAACTTCCAAAGCTTTAGCCCTTTCTTGGATTGATGAATTGGAACCATTAAATTGGAAAATTTTTGATTCAGTATCCAgaacaaaaatatcatcatGGTTCAGTGAAGCTCTAGCAAATGGAACCTATAACCAAGATAAATTGTTACtcaacaagaagaaaataatgTCTATATATATTCATGCATCCCattcaatgaaaacaaatacaaaCAACACTTAAACCTCAATGGCAAAGGAATAAACTCAAACTTGCCTCTTTGACATGTACAACATGTTTTCCCCTGCATACAAACAACCGTGTCTTATGCTTTTCAGCCTCAAGATGTTTGAAACCGGAAGCAACTCCACCTTCTTGAGGGATAATACATGGTTTGAAATAAGACAGGAACTTTTCAGTTTCATGGCCTTGCACTTCACGATACTGAACAGCACGTCCTCCGAGAGCTGCATCTAGCTCAACTGTTTTGATGGCTGCAGCACCAGCTTCATCCTGTTTTGAATTTACACTCATTAGGTAACATGCATATAAAATTACACCTAGCTTTAAACCAGAAAATTGTATATACATATACGTATACAAGAAGAATGTTACCTGACTGGTGTCTTTACCAAGCCAGTAATGGACATCATGCCGCAAAGCACCACTTTTTGATGCAGTTGTCTACAAAGTatcataaacaaaataacattcAGACTAATTAAAAACTGATTCATATGCAATGCAACTTTTTGAAGCAGTTGTCTACAAACAAAGTATCAGAAACAAAATAACATTCATACCAGTTAAAAACTGATTCATATGCAATGCAACTTTTTGAAGCAGTTTCCCACAAACAAAGTatcagaaataaaataatattcataccAGTGAAAATCTGTTTCATATACAATGCAGTAAGCACAAGCAACTTACACAATGTGGCCAAAAAAAGTTCCACTGAATAATATGAAGAGATCTGAATCAAtgttttccaaaaaaaaaatgaagacgGAATTGATCTACATGCCATTACATAACAATATTGTGTTTGTCATGCCCCAACAacaattacttttaaattacaatgttcatacaatacaataaaataaacagaaaTAGTAACTTCCTAAAACAGAATAAACCAACATGAGTATAACATAGCAAGAATGAATAAGCAATTTCAAAATGGCTAACCTTTAAGATCACATAGGAGTCTCCAGTGAAAAATTTCCCATAAGAGGACTTTGGAACAGGAACTGGATTAAAATTCTCAATACGCCATATCTCAAGTCCACTGTACATGGTTAAGGTAAATAATGCGCTGGGTACAGATCCAACATCAAagcatcaaattgaaaaaacatgGCATAACCAAATGAAACAGAAACCTTGAAAAAATCTTCTacatatgaaaatttgataaatagTGAAAAGCACAATATGTAATCAAGTAGCAGGATACGCCTTTTGTCCAGCTCCCTGAAAAGCTGGATCCAGATCTCTCATGGAAACTGCCATAATATTCTTCTAGTAGCTAGagtaaatattgaaaaaagaaattgccCTGAAGAAaccataaataatataatgaatgGTAGGGAAATGTGAGATCAAACTAACAATTTTCCGGAGCTCTGATAATAGAGGATGAAAAAGGAAGTGCGAATGCTTCCCCAAACAATTTCAACAAAGAAATTCTGGCACTACAACTATTCTATTCAAACAGTATAGAAGTTTCTCAGCAATCGGAATAGTTTATACACAAGATCAGCACCGGTAACTGATTTGCAGGCGATGAGCaataaaagaaaagggaaagagcAGGCACGGCTAAATGTAGCTGTTACATATTTTGTTCCCTCTACCATTAGGAATTCCAAGTAAATAAAGAGCTTATTTACCTAAATTCATGTTTACAAGTTAAGAAAGATGTATCAcaaagaaagaataagaaaaggtACACATTCTTAAGCATTTCATTGTCAGCAACTAGACACTCCCTTCTGGTTGTTCACAAGCAGGTAAAGAAATTGCACTTTCAATAAGTACAAATGCCTTTTCATAGAAGTTTCTTAAAAACAGACAAAAGCATAACAGAAAAATGCATCTTGTGTCACCATGTCCGTCCTGCATACCTATCTAGTAGTGCTAATGATTTGATAGCCATCAATTGATACAAGTTTAAGTTATGTGATACGTACACGAAAAAACACATACATCCTCACTTTTGCAACCAACACAGCCTTTGCACTGCACTGAGCAAAATTAACTAATTCGAGGAGAATTGCCATTAGCAATTCTACTATTCTGAAAGAATTGCCTGATAATATCAAATCAGAAAACagacagagagagaaagaggtgAAAGGAGCTAATATCATTCAATCTTACatagaataaatttaattaaaatcaatctCGATCGtccaaataaaaatgaatggtCAAGATTAACTCATCATACCTATTACTCtccctaataaaatatataaaccacATAGGATAACTGTTCCAATGCCAAAGCAGCTTCAGAACCAAAGGCATCCAATGTTGAATTTTGTCAAAACAAGAGAAAGAAACCAAAATCCCGGAACCCTCCTCGTAGACGACACACCCCACCGCATCCGCGTGCCACGAAATGCACACACCCATGACAgatacccattcaaaaaaaacGCCACCGCAGTAACAATAAAGCACAAAGAAACTACCCGTATACCTAGGTAGTAGCTGACACGTATATCAAAAAATAATACGCCACACTATCACTTGACTAATCCCGAAAAACACGACGACGCCAAAAACGCTCAAACACTTCCCTGCGATGTCGTTCCATTCCCCAAAATCTCTAACATCAATATCtatgaatttgaaaaataataataataattaaataaataaacacacACAGAGGCAGCCAGCAGGCAGGCATACAGATTTTTCGGCATCCGAAaaccaagaaagaaaaagaacgCAAAATCCGATTCAGGAAATAGATTCGGGAAATTCAAGTCCAATCGCACTTCAGACCAATCAGAAACAGATCGAAAgacacaaaaacaataaaaactgTCACTGAAAACCAAAGTAACGAAAACGGATTGGAGGAGCTTCATACCtggagaaagaagaaggagagatACAGCACCAATCGATTTTGTCgtaacaaaaaaacaataaaaaaaaaagcacaaCCTCAAGCTGAGAAATCCGGAATCGcgaaattgaaaaaataatttaaaaaaaaaaagtgaatgaatAGGAATGAATAGGAGACACAGATCCAATGAGATTAGCAGAATTGGAGGGTTTTAGCGGCTGCAGACAACGGAAGGAAAAGGAAGGTGGCGGAAAGTGAGAAGAGGAAAGTGGGgactgaagaagaagaaaagaaagaagaaatgtagagagagaaagaatatttagggggaaaagaaaagaagatgaagaaaaaatcaaaaaagcaaacaaatgaggtgtgagagagagagagtgtgtgtGAGAAAGCGAGGGAATGATGAAATGCCAGGCGTGCTTATCACTAACGGCAACATAACCCCAACCCCACACTACACCACACACATGAACTGTAAAACtg
This Vigna angularis cultivar LongXiaoDou No.4 chromosome 4, ASM1680809v1, whole genome shotgun sequence DNA region includes the following protein-coding sequences:
- the LOC108331401 gene encoding villin-4, whose amino-acid sequence is MAVSMRDLDPAFQGAGQKAGLEIWRIENFNPVPVPKSSYGKFFTGDSYVILKTTASKSGALRHDVHYWLGKDTSQDEAGAAAIKTVELDAALGGRAVQYREVQGHETEKFLSYFKPCIIPQEGGVASGFKHLEAEKHKTRLFVCRGKHVVHVKEVPFARASLNHDDIFVLDTESKIFQFNGSNSSIQERAKALEVVQYIKDTYHDGKCDVAAVEDGKLMADPETGEFWGFFGGFAPLPRKTAGDDDKPTDSSPPKLLCIEKGQAEPVEAADSLKRELLDTNKCYILDCGVEVFVWMGRNTSLDERKSASGVADELVRGIDKLKPQIIRVIEGFETVMFRSKFDSWPQTTDVTVSEDGRGKVAALLKRQGVNVKGLLKADPVREEPQPHIDCTGHLQVWRVNGQEKILLQASDQSKFYSGDCYIFQYTYPGEDKEDCLIGTWIGKNSVEEEQASANSLASKMVESMKFLACQARIYEGNEPVQFHSIVQSFIVFKGGLGEGYKAYIAGKEIPDETYNENGVALFRIQGSGPDNMQAIQVEPVASSLNSSYCYILHNGPAVFTWSGNSTSAEDQELVERMLDLIKPNLQSKPQREGSESEQFWDLLGGKSEYPSQKIVREAESDPHLFSCHFSKGNLKVTEVYNFSQDDLMTEDIFILDCHLEVFVWVGQQVDPKSRLQALTIGEKFLEHDFLLEKLSSVAPIYVIMEGSEPPFFTRFFKWDSAKSAMLGNSFQRKLTLVKSGGAPLLDKPKRRTPVSYGGRSSSVPDKSQRSSRSMSVSPDRVRVRGRSPAFNALAATFENPNARNLSTPPPVVRKLYPKSVTPDSAILAPKSAAIAALSSSFEQPPSARETMIPRSLKVSPVMPKPNPEKIDKENSVGTRVESLTIQEDVKENEVEDEEGLVIHPYERLKITSTDPVTSIDITKRETYLSSAEFKEKFGMSKDAFYKLPKWKQNKLKMAVQLF